One Silene latifolia isolate original U9 population chromosome 4, ASM4854445v1, whole genome shotgun sequence DNA segment encodes these proteins:
- the LOC141651941 gene encoding uncharacterized protein LOC141651941, which produces MTVFPISDVVGHFVGVGEVNQTTRGHPPMTIKLENLEDEQITCSLWGRYTKEIDEYIATHNPSSEPTIVAIQCAQRILFQGQVRVQTSRYAAKIHINPDIPEVNALKRRLMEGNDQVTSRITQITDEDTDILSGDNIASIKEIKKCKKAGDYVTLASIYDLDTTIGWYYDSCKICRTKCQLRVDNHWYCNKVDCEGCMEGLKTNFPRYHVVDPLNDCAIFTLFENLTGTLVKVSASELLVAQEKPKTPEELAIFIGKRYVFKVHVKQDYNIDQKSRSYSVISMSDDPEVMKNWEKKDQALHIISSEAEAGHTDCQLNDVQDHTPLKRRVSRMLEVVRDEDDNPPTIDQESTAKKIMKIKMEKD; this is translated from the exons ATGACTGTATTTCCAATTTCAGATGTTGTTGGTCATTTTGTCGGAGTAGGAGAAGTGAATCAAACTACCAGAGGTCATCCACCCATGACAATCAAACTAGAGAATCTGGA GGATGAACAAATCACGTGTTCTTTATGGGGAAGATATACCAAGGAAATAGATGAGTATATTGCAACCCATAATCCATCAAGTGAACCAACAATTGTGGCCATTCAGTGTGCACAACGGATACTTTTTCAAG GACAAGTGAGGGTGCAGACATCAAGATATGCGGCAAAGATACACATAAACCCAGACATCCCCGAAGTCAATGCTCTCAAAAGAAG GTTGATGGAGGGTAACGATCAAGTGACATCTCGTATAACTCAGATCACTGATGAGGATACAGATATTCTTTCGGGCGATAATATAGCCAGCATCAAGGAAATCAAGAAATGCAAAAAG GCTGGTGATTATGTGACACTTGCAAGTATATATGATCTTGATACAACAATTGGATGGTACTACGATTCGTGCAAGATATGTAGAACGAAGTGTCAACTTCGTGTGGATAACCATTGGTATTGTAATAAGGTAGACTGTGAAGGTTGCATGGAAGGGTTGAAAACTAATTTTCCAAG ATATCACGTTGTTGACCCTTTGAATGACTGTGCGATATTCACCCTCTTTGAAAATCTTACCGGGACATTAGTCAAAGTGTCTGCTTCAGAACTTTTGGTTGCCCAGGAAAAACCAAAGACTCCTGAAGAATTAGCCATTTTTATTGGTAAGAGGTATGTATTTAAGGTTCATGTTAAGCAAGATTACAACATTGACCAAAAGTCGCGAAGCTACTCGGTGATTAGTATGAGTGATGATCCGGAGGTTATGAAGAACTGGGAGAAGAAGGATCAAGCACTACat ATAATATCCTCGGAGGCTGAGGCTGGTCACACTGATTGTCAATTGAACGATGTACAAGATCATACTCCTCTTAAACGAAGGGTCTCAAGGATGCTAGAAGTTGTCAGAGATGAAGATGATAATCCTCCAACGATTGACCAAGAATCGACAGCAAAGAAAATCatgaaaatcaaaatggaaaaaGATTAA
- the LOC141651942 gene encoding uncharacterized protein LOC141651942: MGAKKRPAPQKAAASQKVAAESEPSDVQEEEVMEIGPPALFRSSAKLASFTAKYLKVGVARIAEQSKSQEATGSDKMLDILVSDVQPPQDPPRQVSARIDDMDAARARIDEFSAKMGSQLLSANTLESSTKVVSILTSLVTKAAELASQAKEGLDVGLAIACQLRDAQARVSSLEEKVDKVNRELHTSRSNEVVLQSQLGTAREASRAAIVCEVAAKNAEKAVRQELESVREELAAEKQAMQDQLKKNEELGAEKELVEARLADAAQYFFGKGRVDAMRDPDSDRANWDSDRGEAALDAQHIANLRQSILSYFNMASEQD, from the exons atgggagccaaaaagcgtcctgcaCCCCAGAAAGCTGCTGCATCCCAGAAGGTTGCTGCTGAGTCTGAACCCTCAGACGTCCAGGAGGAAGAAGTGATGGAAATTGGCCCTCCTGCTC TGTTCAGGTCTTCTGCTAAGCTGGCCAGCTTTACTGCAAAATATTTAAAGgttggggtggctaggattgctgaacagtccaagagtcAGGAGGCTACTGGGAGTGACAAGATGCTTGACAttctggtttctgatgtccagcctcctcaAGATCCACCCAG gcaggtgtctgctaggattgatgatatggatgctgcccgggcacggatagatgAATTTTCTGCCAAGATGGGTAGCCAGCTTTTatctgctaatacccttgagtcttctactaagGTGGTCTCTATCttgacttctcttgtgacaaaggctgctgaacttgcttctcaagctaaggag ggattggatgttggGTTGGCTATTGCTTGTCAactcagggatgcccaggccagggtttctagcttggaagagaaagtggataaagttaaccgtgagctgcatacatccaggagtaatgaggtagtgcttcaatctcagctggggacagctagagaggcgtccagggctgctatagtttgtgaggtggctgcaaaaaatgctgagaaggctGTCAGGCAAGAGTTAGAGTCTGTAAGGGAAGAGTTGGctgctgagaagcaggctatgcaagATCAGCTgaagaaaaatgaagagcttggcgCTGAGAAGGaactagtggaggcgcggcttgctgatgctgctcagtatttctttgggaaaggccgggttgatgctatgagggatccggattcTGATCGGGCTAATTGGGACTCGGACCGTGGTGAGGCAGCTCTGGACgccca